Proteins encoded together in one Carya illinoinensis cultivar Pawnee chromosome 3, C.illinoinensisPawnee_v1, whole genome shotgun sequence window:
- the LOC122304655 gene encoding uncharacterized protein LOC122304655 has product MGCCTSTTRSQPEQKTGLFQQKFQEKSPVPVSDQSHVRDDRSPPQPPVEEEFVKEVLSETPVVSKRQNPIPAEEKETQFPIETKGLCLIHEAEREEVSEFSQISESFSLSTTTTTTITDKKEEDEAISKRSIEMGQNVLQRAQTRGPRKRPNTTDLASRRVIPTKGSSEVRTRRLDVRTAGARRNPGEGPGRRSRSPATRTTSGVGRSPGKGTGRTCGQSLESGVQSKQDTGAEEELKEGNLQLGNESLENPLVSLECFIFL; this is encoded by the coding sequence ATGGGTTGCTGTACGAGCACCACCAGAAGCCAACCGGAGCAAAAAACCGGGTTGTTCCAGCAGAAATTCCAGGAGAAGTCTCCGGTTCCGGTTTCCGACCAGTCTCATGTCAGAGATGACAGGTCTCCACCACAACCCCCAGTAGAGGAAGAATTCGTCAAAGAGGTCCTTTCCGAAACACCCGTTGTCTCCAAGCGGCAAAACCCAATTCCAGCAGAGGAGAAAGAGACCCAATTTCCCATTGAAACTAAGGGTCTGTGTCTGATTCACGAAGCAGAAAGGGAGGAGGTGTCTGAATTCTCTCAGATATCAGAGAGTTTCTCCTTATCGACTACCACCACCACTACTATCACAGACAAGAAAGAAGAAGACGAGGCAATTAGTAAGAGGAGCATAGAAATGGGTCAAAATGTGCTTCAAAGAGCTCAAACGAGGGGCCCCAGAAAGCGTCCAAACACCACCGATCTCGCCAGCCGGAGAGTTATCCCGACGAAGGGATCGAGTGAGGTTAGAACCAGGAGGCTTGACGTAAGGACAGCCGGAGCACGTAGAAATCCAGGCGAGGGTCCCGGCCGGAGGTCGAGGTCACCGGCGACGAGGACAACGAGTGGAGTGGGGAGGAGTCCGGGGAAGGGGACGGGAAGAACCTGTGGCCAGTCACTGGAATCAGGGGTGCAGAGTAAGCAGGACACTGGTGCTGAAGAGGAGTTAAAGGAGGGCAATTTGCAGCTGGGGAATGAGTCCCTCGAGAACCCACTAGTTTCGTTAGAGTGCTTCATCTTTCTGTAG
- the LOC122303939 gene encoding lipoyl synthase 2, mitochondrial isoform X1: MQTRFKAIATIGRLFSTTATEFPKTLEGLRARLALESPTLSDFAYSVEVGTKKKPLPKPKWMKESVPGGQKYVQIKKKLRELNLHTVCEEARCPNLGECWSGGETGTATATIMILGDTCTRGCRFCNVKTSRTPPPPDPDEPGNVAEAIASWGLDYVVITSVDRDDLPDQGSGHFSETVQKLKALKPSMLIEALVPDFRGDPGCVEKVAKSGLDVFAHNIETVEELQSSVRDRRANFKQSLDVLVTAKYSAPAGTLTKTSIMLGCGETPDQVVRTMEKVRAAGVDVMTFGQYMRPSKRHMPVSEYITPEAFEKYQTLGMEMGFRYVASGPMVRSSYKAGEFYIKSMIESDRAAAASQSVSC; this comes from the exons ATGCAGACCCGCTTCAAAGCCATTGCCACGATCGGTAGACTCTTCTCCACCACCGCCACCGAATTCCCCAAGACCCTTGAGGGTCTCCGGGCCCGCCTCGCGCTCGAATCCCCGACCCTCTCTGACTTCGCCTACTCCGTTGAGGTTGGCACCAAGAAGAAACCCCTCCCCAAGCCCAAGTGGATGAAGGAGTCCGTCCCCGGTGGTCAAAAGTATGTTCAGATTAAGAAGAAGCTCCGCGAGCTCAACCTCCACACTGTCTGTGAGGAGGCCCGCTGCCCAAATCTCGGCGAGTGCTGGTCCGGCGGCGAAACTGGCACCGCCACCGCCACCATCATGATCCTCGGCGATACCTGCACTCGCGGTTGCCG GTTTTGCAACGTGAAGACGTCGCGTACGCCTCCGCCTCCTGACCCGGATGAGCCGGGCAATGTGGCCGAGGCGATTGCGTCGTGGGGTTTGGATTATGTGGTAATCACGAGTGTGGACCGGGACGATTTGCCCGACCAAGGTAGTGGGCATTTTTCTGAGACGGTGCAAAAGTTGAAGGCGCTGAAGCCGAGTATGTTGATAGAGGCTTTGG TTCCGGATTTTCGAGGAGATCCTGGCTGTGTAGAGAAGGTTGCAAAATCAGGGCTAGATGTCTTTGCTCATAACATTGAGACAGTTGAAGAGCTTCAGAGTTCTGTGAGGGATCGCCGTGCTAACTTCAAACAATCTTTGGATGTCTTAGTGACGGCCAAGTACAGCGCTCCTGCTGGGACACTTACCAAGACCTCAATAATGTTAGGCTGTGGAGAGACACCCGATCAGGTTGTGAGAACTATGGAGAAGGTGAGAGCAGCAGGTGTTGATGTGATGACATTTGGTCAATATATGAGACCGTCAAAGCGACATATGCCAGTGTCTGAATACATTACACCTGAGGCTTTTGAGAAGTATCAGACTCTTGGCATGGAGATG GGGTTTCGATATGTTGCATCTGGTCCGATGGTCAGATCTTCCTACAAAGCAGGTGAATTCTACATCAAATCTATGATTGAATCCGAtcgtgctgctgctgcttcaCAGTCTGTTTCATGTTGA
- the LOC122303939 gene encoding lipoyl synthase 1, mitochondrial isoform X2 codes for MQTRFKAIATIGRLFSTTATEFPKTLEGLRARLALESPTLSDFAYSVEVGTKKKPLPKPKWMKESVPGGQKYVQIKKKLRELNLHTVCEEARCPNLGECWSGGETGTATATIMILGDTCTRGCRFCNVKTSRTPPPPDPDEPGNVAEAIASWGLDYVVITSVDRDDLPDQGSGHFSETVQKLKALKPIPDFRGDPGCVEKVAKSGLDVFAHNIETVEELQSSVRDRRANFKQSLDVLVTAKYSAPAGTLTKTSIMLGCGETPDQVVRTMEKVRAAGVDVMTFGQYMRPSKRHMPVSEYITPEAFEKYQTLGMEMGFRYVASGPMVRSSYKAGEFYIKSMIESDRAAAASQSVSC; via the exons ATGCAGACCCGCTTCAAAGCCATTGCCACGATCGGTAGACTCTTCTCCACCACCGCCACCGAATTCCCCAAGACCCTTGAGGGTCTCCGGGCCCGCCTCGCGCTCGAATCCCCGACCCTCTCTGACTTCGCCTACTCCGTTGAGGTTGGCACCAAGAAGAAACCCCTCCCCAAGCCCAAGTGGATGAAGGAGTCCGTCCCCGGTGGTCAAAAGTATGTTCAGATTAAGAAGAAGCTCCGCGAGCTCAACCTCCACACTGTCTGTGAGGAGGCCCGCTGCCCAAATCTCGGCGAGTGCTGGTCCGGCGGCGAAACTGGCACCGCCACCGCCACCATCATGATCCTCGGCGATACCTGCACTCGCGGTTGCCG GTTTTGCAACGTGAAGACGTCGCGTACGCCTCCGCCTCCTGACCCGGATGAGCCGGGCAATGTGGCCGAGGCGATTGCGTCGTGGGGTTTGGATTATGTGGTAATCACGAGTGTGGACCGGGACGATTTGCCCGACCAAGGTAGTGGGCATTTTTCTGAGACGGTGCAAAAGTTGAAGGCGCTGAAGCCGA TTCCGGATTTTCGAGGAGATCCTGGCTGTGTAGAGAAGGTTGCAAAATCAGGGCTAGATGTCTTTGCTCATAACATTGAGACAGTTGAAGAGCTTCAGAGTTCTGTGAGGGATCGCCGTGCTAACTTCAAACAATCTTTGGATGTCTTAGTGACGGCCAAGTACAGCGCTCCTGCTGGGACACTTACCAAGACCTCAATAATGTTAGGCTGTGGAGAGACACCCGATCAGGTTGTGAGAACTATGGAGAAGGTGAGAGCAGCAGGTGTTGATGTGATGACATTTGGTCAATATATGAGACCGTCAAAGCGACATATGCCAGTGTCTGAATACATTACACCTGAGGCTTTTGAGAAGTATCAGACTCTTGGCATGGAGATG GGGTTTCGATATGTTGCATCTGGTCCGATGGTCAGATCTTCCTACAAAGCAGGTGAATTCTACATCAAATCTATGATTGAATCCGAtcgtgctgctgctgcttcaCAGTCTGTTTCATGTTGA